From the genome of Petrotoga sibirica DSM 13575:
TGGAATAAAAAGTGCCACCATCAAAATTTCAGGTCCCTATGCATACGGTAAATTAAAGTATGAAAGTGGTGTACATAGATTAGTTAGAATTTCTCCATTTGACGCTAATGGAAGAAGACACACTTCTTTCGCGTCAATATCCGTGATGCCTGAATTTGATGAAAATGTTGAGATAGAAATAAATCCAGACGATTTGAAAATAGATACTTATAGATCCAGTGGAGCAGGTGGCCAACATGTTAATAAAACAGATTCAGCAGTTAGAATTACTCATTTACCTACAGGCATAGTGGTAGCGGTGCAAAACGAGCGCTCACAACACAAAAACAAAGCCACCGCTTTAAAAATTCTAAGGGCAAAGTTATACGAGATAGAACACCAAAAAAATTTAGAAGAAAAACTAAAATTACGTGGAGAAGTAAAAGACATTTCCTGGGGTAATCAGATTAGATCATATGTTTTGTATCCATATACTTTGGTTAAAGACCTAAGAACAGAGTATGAAACCTCTAACGCTCAAGCCGTATTAGATGGGGAAATAGATGAATTCATAGAAGAAGAACTGTTATTCTTTGCAAAATATAAGTAAAAAAATTAACTTGCTTTTCCGCGAAAGAGGTGTATAATAATAGTAAGAAAATACAATGATTTTCATAAAAGTGTAATGGTTGAGGAAATCTTATCCTATTTGATAACTAAAAAAGACGGCATTTATGTGGATTGTACTGCTGGTGAAGGCGGACATATAAAAGCTATTTTAGAATTCACAAATAACAAAGCTAAAATAATTGGAGTAGATGTGGACTATGAGGTATTGGAGATAGCAGAACAAAGATTAAAAGACTTTTCGGATAATGTGGTATTGATTAAATCTTCTTATAAAGACATAGATATGGTCTTAAGGGGATTAGATATTGATAAAGTTGATGGTTTTTTAATGGATTTAGGTGTATCTACGTTTCAACTAAAAGGCGAAAATAGAGGGTTTACTTTTACTAAAGACGAACCTTTAGACATGAGAATGGATGTCCAAGCAAAGAAGAATGCAGCTTACATAGTCAATAATTATTCACAAGAAGAGCTCAGACGTATTATCTTTGAGTATGGAGAAGAAAAAAGGTTTGCTCACAGTATTTCAAAAAGCATTATAAAAAGCAGGCCTATAAACACCACACAAGAGTTAGTGAACGCTATAAGGAAAGGGTTACCTAGTTCAGTAACACACGACAGGCGCAGACATTTTGCCACAAAAACTTTTCAAGCTCTGAGAATAGAAGTTAATGAAGAATTAAAAAACATCGAAGAAACCCTTGCTAAATTTGAAAGTTTTTTAACTACAGGAGCAAGAGTAGCGGTAATAAGTTTTCATTCACTGGAAGACAGGATCGTTAAAGATTTTTTCAAAAATAATGAAAGATATGATTTCCTCACTCCCAAACCTATTTTACCTACGCAAGAAGAAATAAAATATAATCCAAGAAGTAGAAGTGCCAAATTGAGGGTAGCCGAGTATGTAGGGGTGTAAAGAATGACAAGAGTTAGGGGGAGTTTCTATGGAAAGAAGCGTGTTCGGTAAAAGTAAAGGAATAGAAAAAACTAAATCTAAAGTTAAGTCTCTCGATATTGCTACAATCGTTTTAGTTTTCTTAGCCTTTTTAACCGTTAGCATTTGGCTTACTATCTTTCTTAACTTTGGTAAAAATATTGAGAATTATAAATCC
Proteins encoded in this window:
- the prfB gene encoding peptide chain release factor 2, which gives rise to MIEYETKVKIDELKENFEDLKGIFGIEEAEEEVKKLDKEMMEPNFWNDQNRAKKISKIAQNLKDEIDEFKKLQSDFEELEIAVELSEDDPSMNAQVEAILKGIEKKIGSFRLRMLLSEEYDDANAFLSLHPGAGGTESQDWASMLLRMYTRWADKNNYDIETIDFQEGDEAGIKSATIKISGPYAYGKLKYESGVHRLVRISPFDANGRRHTSFASISVMPEFDENVEIEINPDDLKIDTYRSSGAGGQHVNKTDSAVRITHLPTGIVVAVQNERSQHKNKATALKILRAKLYEIEHQKNLEEKLKLRGEVKDISWGNQIRSYVLYPYTLVKDLRTEYETSNAQAVLDGEIDEFIEEELLFFAKYK
- the rsmH gene encoding 16S rRNA (cytosine(1402)-N(4))-methyltransferase RsmH, which translates into the protein MVRKYNDFHKSVMVEEILSYLITKKDGIYVDCTAGEGGHIKAILEFTNNKAKIIGVDVDYEVLEIAEQRLKDFSDNVVLIKSSYKDIDMVLRGLDIDKVDGFLMDLGVSTFQLKGENRGFTFTKDEPLDMRMDVQAKKNAAYIVNNYSQEELRRIIFEYGEEKRFAHSISKSIIKSRPINTTQELVNAIRKGLPSSVTHDRRRHFATKTFQALRIEVNEELKNIEETLAKFESFLTTGARVAVISFHSLEDRIVKDFFKNNERYDFLTPKPILPTQEEIKYNPRSRSAKLRVAEYVGV